GGGGGTTCAGGCTGGGTGAACGGGGTGGTTGTCGAACGCGATGGTTCTCCTCCGGAGGAAGGAGAagctttttttgtttttctatCTGTATGTAAAATTGATACCCTGTCTATACAAATTGCGATAAATATAGGTTTCATGTGACTCTTGCTCTTTTTGGAAGCTCCGGCTATGGTTTATAGGCTGACATTCAGCGGATGAATGCTGCTACAGTTACATCATTTTGTGAGAACATCCCCGAGAGCAAACACATTCAGCGTGAATGATTATGGAGTAGAGGTATTTGGTATTGCTAcagatgggaaaaaaaagaaaacacaagGGCAGGATGAACACATCAAGTCCACTGTTGCGAAGGGTCATCCCGGGCCCCCCACAGAAGTCCTCGTTCGACATTAGAATTGGTTACATTGATTGGCGGCGAATGTGAATgttggaagatggagaaggacCGATGATGAGACCGAGATCTGTGCACTTCTCTTGCTCCTCTCTGGTTCAGCATCAACGATCCGATACTGGAATCGTCTCCCATTTCCTCACTCGTTTACGACCGCAGGCCCAACAAGAGGCTTGTGCTCTTCCCACCGTCtttgccctctccaccgGGCAAATACGTCACGTTGGGGTTGGTCGCCAAGGTCTGCGCAATCTCCTTGCTGGCATCGATCTTACGGATTTCGATCAAACCGCTGCCAGCCTTGGCGACCGCCTTGCTGATGATCTCGGCACTCTCGGCTTCACCCTCGGCACGGATGACGTTGGCTTGACGCTCCTGCTCGGCACGCTCGACGATGAACCGGGCCCGCTCGGCATCTTGCTGGGCGATCTGCTTCTGTTCGACGGCGCGAGTGAACTCCTTGCCAAAGGTCATGTGGGTGATGGAGACGTCCTCGAGGGCGATGTTGAACTGCGACGCACGCTTCAAGAGGTCGTTGCGGATGCGATTGGAGACGGCTTCACGCTGAGTGATCAGCTCGGCCGCGTCGAATTGGGCGACGATCGCCTTGAGGACTTCATTTCCGATGGAGGGTAGCACACGCTCATCGTAGTCGGTACCGTATGACTAGCAGTTGCCATTAGAGATGAGctccttttctcctcctgagggggagggagggagggaaagaTATTTCAATGTCTGGCTTACCTGGTAAATCTGAGGCAG
This genomic window from Penicillium oxalicum strain HP7-1 chromosome III, whole genome shotgun sequence contains:
- a CDS encoding Prohibitin-1, with protein sequence MANALYNIYRLAGPVAAGAILFNASIYDVRGGTRAVIFDRISGVQETVVNEGTHFLIPWLQRAIVYDVRTKPRNISTTTGSKDLQMVSLTLRVLHRPDVPKLPQIYQSYGTDYDERVLPSIGNEVLKAIVAQFDAAELITQREAVSNRIRNDLLKRASQFNIALEDVSITHMTFGKEFTRAVEQKQIAQQDAERARFIVERAEQERQANVIRAEGEAESAEIISKAVAKAGSGLIEIRKIDASKEIAQTLATNPNVTYLPGGEGKDGGKSTSLLLGLRS